The window CAGAAGACGTCTTTATCCCGGGGAATCCTGGAGTCAGGCACACTGGAAGCGAGGTGAGTGTCAGCGGTGTCCGGTGACTCGCGGGGCGCAAAGAGAACAGCCGCGCGCCGCTGCGCAAGGGAGAAGAAACGTGCGCGCGCCTTGTCCGGAAGGCTTGGGGAACACACTTCACGTGCACAACGAGTTCCACCTCAGATGATCGCGCGCGTGCAGTGGACAGCTAAAAAATGACCTGTTATATTAACTATATAGGGTTCAAATGTTCGTGTCTATTAGAAATGCGCATAACCAGCTTTTTCAGCCTATATCTGGAGAACGTATATGGTCCTGCTGAGTATATAAGCAGGCCTGTACTTCACACATCTAGTTCAAGACATGTTGCTCGAGCCTGTCTGAGACCGAAGTGCGAGTGCAAGCTGCGACACATACACTCTTTGGTGCGAACTGCAGGAAGACTGATCGAGATGTGTGATATCCGCGTACAAATGATTAGAAATCAGAGCGAAGCGACGGTTCTCATTGATGACATGACACTTTTTTATGCCGTTATTAATTACATCGTATGTTATCATCAATGGACCACCAATAGGTTATGCACTTTGAGCCATAACTCAAGAAAGAGTATAAAGCTACTGCGATGCAATTACAATGAACCTTGAGGAGTGAGTTGACTTGATGAAGAGAAACGTGGTGACATTTCTTCAAGTCTTTGTCTCCATCTAGTGGCGGGTCAAAGTAACTCCTGCAGCAACGCATACGGAAGTCTGGACTTGCGGCGGGTTTGTCTTGAGTTTCTAACTCGATTATGAAAAGATAAGAAACTTAAGTCTCAAAAATATAAACAGTCCCTTAAATCAGGCTTCAGATCAGAATGCAGTCATGCAAACGTAGTTCCCTGAGTAATGTTTTGTTGTCCATTACATAAGAAATGCCTTAAATACAACATCTAGGACACCAAAAGCATTCAAACACGGTTTGAATTTTGATAACAAAGTAACTTTTTAttgtatataaaaatacaagttattttgtcttttttgatcTCAGCCTCTGCGTGCTGCCGACACAGAGGGCTGAGGCGTGAGTAGTCATGGTGTGGTGAACACATACTAACCTCAACAGACAGTCAAACAGTAAACATTCTGCAAAGGAAACACTTGAATCATAATTATTTCGTTAGATATGCATGATAGTAGGATGCAGATAACtgggtgtgtgtgacagaaacatgtGCAAGATATTCAGAACAACACTTGAGGCTCAAGTGGGGAAACAAAACCTGATAAATTTCAGTGCAAACTAAGAAAgaaattttaaatatatatcCAAGTTGAAAAGCAGCATCGGAACATTAACACTGAAACATAAGATATGCAAAAACATtcactgtagtgtgtgtgcaAGATTGTCTATCTGTGATGTGTTACGCATTGGGCTGTGGTAAGTCACAGCTGGCTCAGCATCTGCAGAAacgtgtgagtgagtgtgtcaTCTCATGTAATGTGTGATGGCTCGTAAGGTATAAAGAAGAGCTGCTTGTAGCCGGGCTTCCATCACTATCAGGTTTGCATGAACCTGCgaaggaaacaacaaacaaacaaacaaaaaaaagcacaccaTTACTTTCAGGTTACTAGGTGACACACTTTCAAGTCCTGTCTGTAACGCTTCCCTGTctaataacatttaaaaaaggaaggaaaactAGATGACAGGTTGAAATGTCAAAGCATTCATTCTAATGTTGAGTGGGTGCTGAAGAGAGACGATgtgccaaaatgtcaaattattcatttttttctggcTGAAGCGGCGGGGTCGGATGGCGTTTGAACAGGTTCGTACCTTTTCAGAGTGTCTGAAGTGTCTCCAGAAGGCGTGGTAAATGCGTGCCGTGGTCTGCTCGGGGCGACAGGCCATGGTTTTAACAAACACCTTCAGAGAGCGCTCCAACAGCACATTCACGCTGCCGTAATCATAATCATCATAGCTgcacaggtgaaaaaaaaaaaagctagtggcgcagcagagacaaaaacttgtttttcatttaactgATGATGTGATTTCTAACAGTGTGTGACACTGACCGTATCCCGTACAGACAGTGGATGTAGTTCCACAGAGCTTTTCTCAGGGTGTGAGTGTCCACGCCCTCATGCATGGCCATCCTGTGGTAGGTCAAGCTGCTCACAACCTGCAAAGACACCAATTTATGTCATTATAATATGCTCAAGCAATCTGTTCTCGAGTACATTACTGTCAAGAGAACAAGAATTTCATCATCACccattcttgtgtttttccccaCATTCTACtaaatttggtcatttttatttctcaacTTATTAGTGTGGACATACTGTGGTCATGTTACGTCTGTCATGTTATCCACGCATCAGTCTTGTACAGCTTTTAATCATCTTATTGGTGTTTATTAGTGTACTTCTACTTGGTTAAAGGTGAGGGTACCTGGAATTTTTCATCCAGGAGTTGGCCCATGTCTGGCAGTAGTCTGTTGACCAGAGAGAAGCCGTGATCCTCCCATGAATAGTCCTGCACACATCAGATGccaacatcaacaaacactgGTCTGTGAAACTCAGTGTGAATGATTAACAGGCACTGTGCACGGCAAAGAGTATGAAGAAATAATGGGAATATGTGTCGTAGTCCATCTTCACAATATAATCAACATGAACTTCAACACAAAGATATGGAAACTACCTGGGCTCTCATGGTGGGCGGTGCCTGCTCTCCTCTGGGAGCAAAGTCCTCGTATCTGAACTCTGGATCCTCCACCAGACGCAGCACCAGGTCAGGCGGTGCTCCACGCACCACCGCTACAAGACAAACACGACAAAGAGGAAGTCGTGAATAAACAAATGTCAACCAAGTGAATGACGCACAGGGTAAGCAGGTGCATCTGTACCTGTCGGTAtgctctcgctcctctcccttTCAAAGCGTGTAACCATCTCCTCCTGTgtgcactcctcctcctcctgctgttgctgcagctccaccatCCTCTTCATCAAGACCTCCACCTCCATCGCGCCGTCAACCAACTGGAGAAGACGAAAATATAACTTTTACACCAAAATTAGCGCATCTATGCaggtttttttaaacattggTAAACCCACTAAAAATAGGTGATTGACTCTTTTTCCATTGCTAATAGATGAggttgcctttgtgtttttttttgtcctggtGTCTCACATTCAACATAACAAATGCACGGGAAAACCTGGCAAACAGAAGAAAGCAGCATGGAGGCCAGTGACAACATTATGGTGGTTACTGCtttatatgttttatgagaTAGTGACGATGAGATGGAAATTGAGTCCAACGACTAACTTCTAACATCTAACTGATATCAGGCTATATTGACGCAACAACATCTGTAACTTCAACGCACGTCGTCGTGGCGCCGGAAAAATTGGCGAAAATTAGCATGTCCGCCCGGGTGTCGTGTTTGCATCACTGCCAATCACAGCTGGAGCTGATAAAAATCTGCAACTACAGCAGAATAATTTGACCCAGTGATGAAAGCTGATTGTAccctttcccactgaagacaaaagccagatgttagtgggtgtTGAGAGgttttttgtccagtgtgaacGGGGCTAAAGACAAAAAGGCTCGGGGAGCTTATTTAGTACTTTGTTTTTAACTCTGAATCAACAATGGGAAGTGTGCCGTCTCTTCCACTGTAACTAAAACAGTGTGACTAGTCAAACAAAGCTGGCCTGAACCAGTTTCCTCTTAGTCCTTGTCCTGTTGACATAGTTAAGTTTATACCTGTCAGACCAGTGGTGAAAAACAAGTGCTTGACTCACCTCTTGCCTGCCGTCCTCATGAGCGGGGCTATGAGGGCTACGAGGGAGGTGGCTGGGCGATGGAGGTTGGAAGGTATAGCCTCCATTGTGGTCGGGTTCAGGGTTTAAGCCGCAGCCCCACACAAAAGAGCAGAGCGAGTGAGCGTGTGCCATCAGGACCACGGCATGTATGAGTTCAGCCAATGACCAGCGAGGCTCTGCTCCGGGACACACCAGCTCCTGCAGAGAACAGGGACACGTTGGGTAAATATAGCAGCTCTGGTTGAGGGCCACCACTTCAGTCCAGGCTGGGATAAATATTATTGGAGGGACTGATGTGGAATTTCATCAAGACATTCTTGTTCCCCTCTGTGAATTATAACACTTAGGTGATCCTTTTATTATCAGCACAAAATTACGATTGGCCTGTTACTTCTGTTTATAATCAAATACCAGCTAAagtaatgacattcccatcagcctcagctgttttgtgttgagtgctaattagcaactgttagcatgcAATCACACTAAACTGAGATGGAGAATatgataaacattatacctgttaAAACACTACCATTGTCATTGTGCACTATAGTGCATTGCAATATcacataacacaaacaaaagctacaaaaacatcccaaaagctgcattttttaatgaatcatTGCATTACAGTAGAATATATTGtacatctatatatatattatagttaCACTACTTTCTGCTAAAAATACATGGTGCATCGCATCATGTTTTCTACAGGCAAAACTACACCcaatgatgcaaaatgatgatTCAGAGGAGTATGCAATGTTAATTTACTGCTCCCTTAAGATGAAACTATTGCGTGTCTAATACACAGGAATTAGTGGCTGAGTCAGTGAGGGCATAATTTCAGATCCAGCCTAAGTCAGAAATCTACAGTATGAAGTGATATTACTCCGATCTGATGATGGACCATGAGCAAAAAAGAGAGTAGGAGAGTGAGAGACGGGGCGAGAGTGGGTGTTGTGTCTGACctggatgtgctgctgtgtgatgagcCAGGGTTTGTGTGCCAGCAGCTTGTTGAGTGTTTGCAGGCTGCGGAGTTTGGTGGGAGCATGCTCGAGGCCGCTCAGCCAgctctcctcccctccagcCTCTAGGAAGCCGGCGCTGTGCTGCTGGACCAGGTACTGGCAGTGGTGTCGAGCTGCAGCCTGTGAAACATCAGGAGGAGCAAACATGACAAACGTAGTGGCCAaccgttaaaaaaaaaaaggcacaatcACTGGTCTGTATATAACATCTACATCATGCAGAAAAACTGTCTGTGCTCATAAGCATTAAAGGCTCAGAGGTTAAAGCAACACAGCTGAACTTCTCCACCAAGAGATCATTTTGAGTCTAATGAATGCAATTTCTGAAGTGAAAGGGCAGCTAATGTTTATATATGAGCCACGAGTCATTAAATGTTTATGAGGATCAGTCTTTGGCAGACCTTTTAGTGGCTCGCTATGATACACTAGCTGAATAACCCTCAAGAAGAGAATGACCTGTCGAGTCCATTCTGAATCTTACTTCCCAAATTTTCTATTGCTTCAAAATCCTTAAATGTACCTACAACTCGAGATTGGGATAGCCACAGAAATATGTTCATGCATGTCGGTCCCTTAAATGGTCCAATTGCTTCAGAAGAAAATCATGTCTTCCAGCACATTTGACAAGAAAAAACTGCCTTAAGAGAAACATTCAATAAGATTTTTTAGAATTTGCCTGATTATTTTAACTTGGTGTTCAATTCAGGCAGACAGCAGACGGACAACACCTTCTGGACgacacaggaaaaacaaacaaacagttttatgGAATGGCTGCATGGGAAAACGAAGCATGCATGACAATATGTGGTATGGTGATGCCACATTGTTTACAGagaattattaattattagagttattttttgattaattattaattagcattagcttctTGTTGTCCAGATTGTCCCTGTTTTCAACTTGTGAGAGGCAAATATGTAACATTCAGTTGTATATTCTGTGGCAGAGGATGGCAAAGTTAAAATATTTGAACTTCACCTATATTTTCTGCCGGCTGCACCTAATTTTACCATCCTGCTTTGTTCCATTAAAATTATATCCAGTTTGCCGTCCACCGTCTGCCTGAATCCACGAGTGCAGCATAAGTAGTACGTCAGTATTCAAAGAACTGGATTTCAGCCATTCATTTAATGGACACCCATTAGCTTGATAACCAGAGACGCAGTTCCAAGAGGGAGCATCATAATGACATCAGATAAACATCTGACTTCAGTTACGTAAATTGAGGTGTAAAATGTCctaaaacataaagaaacagaTGTACAAACTGTTTATCATATGTAGCTGTAACAACAGGTGCACCctaaaaaaaatttaaacaatTCACTCATAGGCTTATGAATTAGAACAAAAAGTAATAACTTGTTTTGACAATAAGATTTAACCTGTAGCGTGACTTCTTGCAGCATTTAGCTCTGGACACCATGATGGGAAATATAATGAGCAATATCATCTGTTTATAGCAAAGGACAATGCTAATGTGCACTATCCACATAGTTCAGTCATGGTTgattgtgcacacacacacagatctggaGTATATGCAGCACAACAACGGTTCACTTTTAAGGAACAATGTGAACACTATTTAACATGTTACTAcatacagtgcctatcataagtattcaccccctttgatgttttacccttttattgctttcataaatcaatcatggtcaataaaatttagctttttcaacacaaaaatttattggaaaaaactctttaacgtcaaagtgaaaacagatttctataaagtaatgttaataaaagaaaattatataaatgaaaataatagtttgcataattattcaccccccttaag of the Chelmon rostratus isolate fCheRos1 chromosome 16, fCheRos1.pri, whole genome shotgun sequence genome contains:
- the sesn2 gene encoding sestrin-2 isoform X1 yields the protein MASNPVAGFTCQANGDDTPGRVSGSGHSSRHQSESESDVGLTVKSLARLCSRDEDERAAALEELSQGVLLCLGLDRPGSARLSKQTLLHLLRLSRSCPLQEVRERATELLRAAQVQGVEVPRVLASGPSSFIHVKQMLKEGPDQDILIESFLSLGRVDHITVVMALHPAYLSCFLRTQHALLELDGPLPRHWRHYIAIMAAARHHCQYLVQQHSAGFLEAGGEESWLSGLEHAPTKLRSLQTLNKLLAHKPWLITQQHIQELVCPGAEPRWSLAELIHAVVLMAHAHSLCSFVWGCGLNPEPDHNGGYTFQPPSPSHLPRSPHSPAHEDGRQELVDGAMEVEVLMKRMVELQQQQEEEECTQEEMVTRFERERSESIPTAVVRGAPPDLVLRLVEDPEFRYEDFAPRGEQAPPTMRAQDYSWEDHGFSLVNRLLPDMGQLLDEKFQVVSSLTYHRMAMHEGVDTHTLRKALWNYIHCLYGIRYDDYDYGSVNVLLERSLKVFVKTMACRPEQTTARIYHAFWRHFRHSEKVHANLIVMEARLQAALLYTLRAITHYMR
- the sesn2 gene encoding sestrin-2 isoform X2, translating into MSVQGVEVPRVLASGPSSFIHVKQMLKEGPDQDILIESFLSLGRVDHITVVMALHPAYLSCFLRTQHALLELDGPLPRHWRHYIAIMAAARHHCQYLVQQHSAGFLEAGGEESWLSGLEHAPTKLRSLQTLNKLLAHKPWLITQQHIQELVCPGAEPRWSLAELIHAVVLMAHAHSLCSFVWGCGLNPEPDHNGGYTFQPPSPSHLPRSPHSPAHEDGRQELVDGAMEVEVLMKRMVELQQQQEEEECTQEEMVTRFERERSESIPTAVVRGAPPDLVLRLVEDPEFRYEDFAPRGEQAPPTMRAQDYSWEDHGFSLVNRLLPDMGQLLDEKFQVVSSLTYHRMAMHEGVDTHTLRKALWNYIHCLYGIRYDDYDYGSVNVLLERSLKVFVKTMACRPEQTTARIYHAFWRHFRHSEKVHANLIVMEARLQAALLYTLRAITHYMR